A single region of the Pseudomonas granadensis genome encodes:
- a CDS encoding pirin family protein, whose translation MDTQPLIIRPRAEDVEGQPILRPLPSAKCRSVGPFVFFDHMLETVYPTGKGMDIRQHPHIGLSTLTYLFEGQLQHKDSLGSDQVVSAGDVSWMTAGSAIAHVERTPAPLLTQSFTLHGLQVWLASPREHEQGPGHYSHHPAASLPVSDNLGVQIRMIAGSGFCLESPVPVLSPTLYAEVRMQSATTLLIPTEHAERAVYVLSGDAQLNGKAIEAHALAVLPAGEEMSLFAESDVHAVIFGGAALDGPRRINWNFVASDPAAIDEARRKWAAGDWPTVPGEVERIELPR comes from the coding sequence ATGGATACGCAACCCCTGATCATCCGCCCGCGCGCCGAAGACGTCGAAGGCCAGCCGATCCTGCGCCCGCTGCCGTCAGCCAAATGCCGCAGCGTCGGGCCTTTCGTGTTTTTCGACCACATGCTCGAGACGGTTTATCCGACCGGCAAAGGCATGGACATTCGACAGCATCCGCACATCGGTCTGTCGACCCTGACCTATCTGTTCGAAGGCCAACTGCAACACAAGGACAGCCTTGGCTCGGATCAAGTAGTCAGCGCTGGTGATGTCAGCTGGATGACTGCCGGCAGTGCGATCGCCCATGTCGAGCGCACACCGGCGCCGTTATTGACGCAAAGCTTTACTTTGCATGGGTTGCAGGTCTGGCTGGCCTCGCCCAGGGAACACGAACAGGGGCCGGGACACTACAGCCATCATCCGGCGGCGAGCTTGCCGGTCAGCGATAACCTCGGCGTGCAGATCCGCATGATTGCCGGGTCAGGCTTTTGCCTCGAATCGCCGGTGCCGGTGCTTTCTCCTACGCTGTATGCCGAAGTACGGATGCAGAGCGCAACCACGCTACTGATTCCGACCGAGCATGCAGAACGTGCGGTGTATGTGTTGAGCGGCGATGCGCAACTGAACGGCAAAGCCATCGAGGCCCACGCGTTGGCGGTGCTGCCGGCCGGGGAAGAGATGAGTCTGTTTGCCGAAAGTGATGTGCACGCGGTGATATTCGGCGGTGCGGCGCTGGACGGGCCGCGACGGATCAACTGGAATTTCGTCGCCAGTGATCCGGCGGCGATCGATGAAGCACGGCGCAAATGGGCGGCCGGGGATTGGCCGACGGTGCCGGGGGAAGTCGAGCGGATCGAGTTACCGCGTTGA
- a CDS encoding OsmC family protein, with the protein MTVTVNTVSAEGYRHTVQIDDHELFADVPKTAGGEGSAPEPHDYFDAALGACKALTLKMYAKKKDIPLTGVGVDVKRDNSEEQKGKYVLHVTLTLKGVLTDAQRDELLRVADRCPIHKLMTTSDVTIETHTPQGFDSQ; encoded by the coding sequence ATGACTGTTACCGTCAATACCGTCTCCGCTGAAGGCTATCGTCACACCGTACAAATCGATGACCACGAACTGTTTGCCGACGTGCCGAAAACGGCTGGCGGTGAAGGTTCGGCGCCTGAGCCACACGATTATTTCGATGCCGCACTTGGCGCGTGCAAAGCGCTGACGCTGAAGATGTACGCGAAGAAGAAGGACATCCCGCTGACCGGCGTAGGCGTCGATGTCAAACGCGACAACAGCGAAGAGCAGAAAGGCAAATACGTCTTGCACGTCACCCTGACCCTTAAAGGCGTACTCACCGACGCGCAACGCGACGAACTGCTGCGGGTCGCCGACCGTTGCCCGATTCACAAACTGATGACCACCAGTGACGTGACGATCGAAACCCACACCCCGCAAGGCTTCGACAGCCAATAA
- a CDS encoding amidohydrolase family protein codes for MPTCRRLLVFLSRLIVVCLLALAGTAHAREYTYSDAHLHYVDFFQESAGMAKLLMAMKENSIEHVMISGIPVAKKWHEDEPKRPRYYAGDDADAYWYSATDVIIADAVQKLSPEQRQYFHPFLSGFNPNDKNSAAHIQRMLDLYPGLWQGIGEVFTRHDDLTALTAGDTPRANNEAMTKIYHLAAENDLPVMLHSNITSKREKNPLYLQEVEEPLRNHPHTRFIWAHAGTSAEIHRHQKQLPFLLPTLTRMLEAYPNLFVDLSWSMLTPYLLDEQGKPRPEWLALVEKYPDRFMLGSDVVGRFNKLGREMHSYRPFLDALPEAVARKVARDNFLAILPRDTLKSPDQR; via the coding sequence ATGCCCACTTGCCGGAGATTACTTGTGTTTTTGTCTCGTCTGATTGTCGTCTGCCTTCTGGCTCTCGCCGGGACTGCCCATGCCCGCGAATACACCTACAGCGATGCGCACCTGCATTACGTGGATTTTTTCCAGGAAAGCGCCGGCATGGCGAAATTGCTGATGGCCATGAAGGAAAACTCCATCGAGCATGTGATGATTTCCGGCATTCCCGTGGCGAAGAAGTGGCATGAGGACGAACCCAAGCGCCCGCGCTATTACGCCGGTGATGACGCCGACGCCTACTGGTACAGCGCCACCGACGTGATCATTGCCGATGCGGTGCAAAAGCTGTCGCCGGAACAGCGCCAGTACTTCCATCCGTTCTTGTCAGGTTTCAATCCCAACGACAAAAACTCCGCCGCGCACATCCAGCGCATGCTCGACCTGTATCCGGGGCTGTGGCAGGGCATTGGCGAAGTGTTTACCCGGCACGACGATCTGACCGCGCTCACCGCGGGCGACACCCCGCGAGCCAACAACGAAGCGATGACGAAGATCTATCACCTTGCTGCGGAAAATGATCTGCCAGTGATGCTGCATTCCAACATCACCTCCAAACGTGAGAAAAATCCGCTGTATCTGCAGGAAGTCGAAGAGCCGCTGCGTAATCATCCGCACACCCGCTTCATCTGGGCGCATGCGGGCACCAGTGCGGAAATCCATCGGCATCAAAAGCAGCTGCCGTTTCTGCTACCGACCCTGACGCGCATGCTTGAGGCTTATCCGAATCTGTTCGTCGATCTGTCGTGGAGCATGCTCACGCCTTACCTGCTGGATGAGCAGGGCAAACCTCGGCCAGAGTGGCTGGCGCTGGTGGAAAAGTACCCTGATCGCTTTATGCTCGGCTCTGACGTGGTTGGACGATTCAACAAACTCGGTCGGGAAATGCACAGCTATCGTCCGTTTCTGGATGCACTGCCGGAGGCGGTGGCCCGGAAGGTTGCGCGGGATAACTTCCTGGCGATACTGCCGCGCGATACGCTCAAAAGCCCTGACCAGCGCTGA
- a CDS encoding DUF3108 domain-containing protein, whose translation MRRALLFACALLALPFAQAADLQPFSASYTADWKQLPMSGTAERSLAKEANGVWKLSFKASMMIASLTEESTLTLDKDTLLPQSYHFERGGLGKAKKADLDFDWNNKLVTGTDRGDAVKIPLNRGMVDKSTYQLALQHDVAAGKKTMSYQVVDDGEVDTYDFRVLGSEKVETKAGKIDAIKVERVRDPTQSKRITVLWFAKDWDYLLVRLQQVETDGKEYNIMLQDGTVNGKAVKGS comes from the coding sequence ATGCGTCGCGCCCTGCTCTTCGCTTGCGCTCTGCTCGCCCTGCCCTTCGCGCAGGCAGCGGACCTTCAACCGTTCTCCGCCAGCTACACCGCCGACTGGAAGCAACTGCCCATGAGCGGCACCGCCGAGCGCAGTCTGGCCAAGGAAGCCAACGGCGTCTGGAAGCTCAGCTTCAAGGCCTCGATGATGATCGCCAGCCTGACTGAAGAAAGCACCCTGACGCTGGACAAGGACACCTTGCTGCCACAGTCCTATCACTTCGAACGCGGTGGTCTGGGCAAAGCCAAAAAGGCTGATCTGGATTTCGACTGGAACAACAAACTGGTCACCGGCACCGACCGTGGCGACGCGGTGAAGATCCCGCTGAACCGTGGCATGGTCGACAAGTCCACCTATCAACTGGCGCTGCAGCATGACGTGGCCGCCGGCAAGAAGACCATGAGTTATCAAGTGGTCGATGATGGCGAAGTCGATACCTATGACTTCCGCGTGCTGGGCTCGGAAAAAGTCGAGACCAAGGCCGGCAAGATCGACGCGATCAAAGTCGAACGCGTGCGCGACCCTACACAAAGCAAGCGCATCACCGTGCTGTGGTTCGCCAAGGACTGGGATTATCTGCTGGTGCGTCTGCAGCAGGTCGAGACCGACGGCAAGGAGTACAACATCATGCTCCAGGACGGTACGGTCAACGGCAAGGCTGTCAAAGGCAGCTGA
- the purN gene encoding phosphoribosylglycinamide formyltransferase codes for MSAPCDVVVLLSGTGSNLQALIDSTRTGDSPVRIAAVISNRADAYGLQRASDAGIATRSLDHKAFEGREAFDAALIELIDEFQPKLVVLAGFMRILSADFVRHYQGRLLNIHPSLLPKYKGLHTHQRALEAGDTEHGCSVHFVTEELDGGPLVVQAVLPVELHDTPQSLAQRVHVQEHRIYPMAVRWFAEGRLALGEHGALLDGQLLAASGHLIRI; via the coding sequence ATGTCCGCACCCTGTGATGTCGTGGTGCTGTTGTCCGGCACCGGCAGTAACTTGCAGGCTCTGATCGACAGCACGCGGACCGGCGACAGCCCGGTCCGCATCGCTGCAGTGATTTCCAATCGCGCCGACGCCTACGGCCTGCAGCGCGCCAGTGACGCGGGTATCGCCACCCGCTCGCTGGATCACAAGGCGTTCGAGGGCCGCGAGGCCTTCGATGCTGCACTGATCGAACTGATCGACGAATTCCAACCGAAACTCGTGGTACTGGCCGGCTTCATGCGCATTCTCAGCGCGGATTTCGTCCGGCATTACCAGGGTCGTCTGCTCAATATCCATCCGTCGTTGCTGCCCAAATACAAAGGGTTACACACTCATCAGCGTGCGCTGGAGGCCGGCGACACGGAACACGGCTGCTCGGTGCACTTTGTCACTGAGGAACTCGATGGCGGGCCTCTGGTCGTACAGGCAGTATTACCGGTAGAGTTGCACGACACGCCGCAGAGTCTGGCGCAGCGCGTTCACGTTCAGGAACACCGGATTTACCCGATGGCGGTACGCTGGTTTGCCGAAGGCAGGCTGGCACTCGGGGAGCACGGTGCCTTGCTGGACGGGCAGTTACTCGCCGCCAGCGGCCACTTGATTCGAATCTAG
- the purM gene encoding phosphoribosylformylglycinamidine cyclo-ligase — protein sequence MSKQPSLSYKDAGVDIDAGEALVERIKSVAKRTARPEVMGGLGGFGALCEIPAGYKQPVLVSGTDGVGTKLRLALNLNKHDSIGIDLVAMCVNDLVVCGAEPLFFLDYYATGKLNVDTAAQVVTGIGAGCELAGCSLVGGETAEMPGMYEGEDYDLAGFCVGVVEKAEIIDGSKVATGDALIALPSSGPHSNGYSLIRKIIEVSGADIETIQLDGKPLTDLLMAPTRIYVKPLLKLIKDTGAVKAMAHITGGGLLDNIPRVLPKGAQAVVDVASWTRPAVFDWLQEQGNVDETEMHRVLNCGVGMVICVAQEHVEVALNTLRDAGEQPWVIGQIAAAAEGAAQVDLQNLKAH from the coding sequence ATGAGCAAGCAACCCTCCCTGAGCTACAAGGACGCCGGTGTAGACATCGACGCCGGTGAAGCATTGGTCGAACGCATCAAGAGCGTCGCCAAGCGCACTGCGCGCCCGGAAGTCATGGGCGGCCTGGGCGGTTTCGGCGCCCTCTGCGAAATCCCGGCCGGCTACAAGCAGCCCGTGCTGGTGTCCGGCACCGACGGCGTCGGCACCAAGCTGCGTCTGGCGCTGAACCTGAACAAGCACGACAGCATCGGCATCGACCTGGTCGCCATGTGCGTCAACGATCTGGTGGTGTGCGGCGCCGAGCCGCTGTTCTTCCTCGACTACTACGCCACCGGCAAACTCAACGTCGACACCGCAGCCCAGGTGGTGACCGGTATCGGCGCCGGCTGCGAACTGGCGGGTTGCTCGCTGGTGGGCGGCGAAACCGCTGAAATGCCAGGCATGTACGAAGGCGAAGACTACGACCTGGCCGGCTTCTGCGTCGGCGTCGTGGAAAAAGCCGAAATCATCGACGGCTCGAAAGTCGCCACCGGTGACGCGCTGATCGCCCTGCCATCGTCCGGTCCGCACTCCAACGGCTACTCGCTGATCCGCAAGATCATCGAAGTCTCCGGCGCCGACATCGAAACCATCCAGCTCGACGGCAAACCGCTGACCGACCTGCTGATGGCCCCGACCCGCATCTACGTCAAGCCACTGCTCAAGCTGATCAAGGACACTGGCGCCGTCAAGGCCATGGCCCACATCACCGGTGGTGGCCTGCTCGACAACATCCCGCGCGTGCTGCCAAAAGGCGCTCAAGCGGTGGTTGATGTCGCCAGCTGGACCCGCCCTGCGGTGTTCGACTGGCTGCAAGAGCAAGGCAACGTTGACGAAACCGAGATGCACCGCGTACTGAACTGCGGCGTCGGCATGGTCATCTGCGTGGCTCAGGAGCACGTTGAAGTGGCACTGAACACCCTGCGTGACGCGGGCGAGCAGCCTTGGGTCATCGGTCAGATCGCCGCGGCTGCCGAAGGCGCTGCCCAGGTCGACCTGCAGAACCTTAAGGCTCATTGA
- a CDS encoding DUF2066 domain-containing protein, whose amino-acid sequence MRFVKFLFVGCLSLLSLASHAENLKGLYQVRQPVTGQAPEERDRATQAALDTLVLRLTGDPKAPQSPDLAAIRKDPQQIISQFGFDAGPPEVLKVDFDPATSEQALRRAGLSLWGANRPSIVGWWLNDSTEGSSLVSDGQAAAAPLRAAAQHRGLPLRLPLADLSEQLVATAPTLEGADAAPLRSASERYNADALLAVHAREEGGQWQAKWRLWLGDQKEAGSVQGADQAAVADAVMLAVAERLAPSFVVKPGVSGQQTLEVQGMNLEHYAALLRLLEPFGVRLQTVDGDRIVYRVNGSAEQLRAQLSLAKLQELPPEAPVPAPVPAPQTVEAGAAPVAAPAPVAAAPSLRFRW is encoded by the coding sequence ATGCGTTTTGTAAAATTTTTGTTTGTAGGCTGTCTGTCGCTGCTCAGCCTGGCGAGTCATGCCGAAAATCTCAAAGGTCTTTATCAGGTACGCCAGCCAGTCACCGGCCAGGCGCCGGAAGAACGCGATCGCGCCACGCAGGCGGCGCTCGACACGCTGGTGCTGCGTCTGACCGGCGACCCGAAAGCCCCGCAAAGTCCTGATTTGGCGGCGATCCGCAAGGATCCGCAGCAGATCATCAGCCAGTTCGGTTTCGATGCCGGGCCGCCGGAAGTGCTGAAGGTCGATTTCGACCCGGCGACCAGCGAACAGGCGCTGCGTCGCGCTGGTTTGTCCCTGTGGGGCGCCAATCGGCCGTCGATTGTCGGTTGGTGGCTGAACGATTCGACCGAAGGCTCGAGTCTGGTCAGCGATGGTCAGGCCGCTGCAGCACCACTGCGCGCGGCGGCGCAACATCGCGGCTTGCCGCTGCGCCTGCCGCTGGCCGACCTGAGCGAGCAGTTGGTCGCCACCGCGCCGACACTCGAGGGCGCCGATGCCGCGCCGTTGCGCAGTGCCTCCGAACGCTACAACGCCGACGCCTTGCTGGCCGTGCATGCCCGTGAAGAAGGCGGGCAGTGGCAGGCCAAGTGGCGTCTGTGGCTGGGCGATCAGAAAGAAGCCGGCAGCGTGCAGGGTGCCGATCAGGCCGCCGTGGCCGATGCGGTGATGCTGGCCGTGGCTGAGCGCCTGGCGCCGAGCTTTGTGGTCAAGCCCGGTGTGTCAGGGCAGCAGACCCTCGAAGTGCAGGGCATGAATCTGGAGCATTACGCGGCGTTGTTGCGGTTACTCGAACCGTTCGGCGTGCGTCTGCAGACTGTTGACGGCGATCGTATCGTCTACCGGGTCAACGGCAGCGCCGAGCAGTTGCGTGCGCAACTCTCGCTGGCGAAGTTGCAGGAGTTGCCGCCAGAAGCGCCGGTTCCGGCTCCGGTGCCTGCGCCGCAGACTGTGGAGGCAGGTGCTGCACCGGTTGCAGCGCCAGCTCCGGTAGCAGCGGCGCCGTCGTTACGCTTTCGTTGGTAA
- a CDS encoding AI-2E family transporter, whose product MADTRRWFWLGGVILLCAFVWLLHPILTPFLVALLLAYLFDPLVDRLERAGLSRTWGVISVFALFTLIVTALLLVLVPMLAKQLLRLYELAPQMLDWLQHTAVPWAQAKLGLSDGFWKFDKVKAAISEHMGQTTDIVGVVLSQATASSLALIGWLANLVLIPVVSFYLLRDWDVMMAKIRSLLPRDREERVVALAGECHEVLGAFVRGQLLVMLALGVIYAAGLMIVGLELGLLIGLIAGLAAIVPYMGFVIGIGAALIAGLFQFGGDLYPMVGIVAVFMVGQALEGMVLTPLLVGDRIGLHPVAVIFAILAGGELFGFTGVLLALPVAAVIMVLVRHMHDLYKDSDIYSGVDEPEL is encoded by the coding sequence ATGGCCGATACGCGGCGTTGGTTCTGGCTCGGTGGGGTAATCCTGCTTTGCGCGTTTGTCTGGTTGCTGCACCCGATCCTCACGCCGTTCCTGGTTGCGCTGCTGCTGGCTTATCTGTTCGATCCGCTGGTGGATCGGCTGGAGCGCGCGGGTCTGTCGCGCACCTGGGGAGTGATTTCGGTGTTCGCCTTGTTTACCTTGATCGTTACTGCGCTGTTGCTGGTGCTGGTGCCGATGCTCGCCAAGCAGTTGCTGCGTCTGTACGAATTGGCGCCACAGATGCTCGACTGGCTGCAGCACACCGCGGTGCCGTGGGCGCAGGCGAAGCTGGGGCTGTCGGACGGTTTCTGGAAGTTCGACAAGGTCAAGGCGGCAATCAGTGAGCACATGGGCCAGACCACCGACATCGTCGGCGTGGTGCTGAGCCAGGCGACGGCGTCGAGTCTGGCGTTGATCGGCTGGCTGGCAAATCTGGTGCTGATTCCGGTGGTGAGCTTTTACCTGCTGCGCGATTGGGACGTGATGATGGCGAAGATCCGCAGCCTGCTGCCGCGTGATCGCGAAGAGCGCGTGGTGGCGCTGGCGGGCGAATGCCATGAAGTGCTCGGCGCGTTCGTGCGCGGGCAGTTGCTGGTGATGCTGGCGCTGGGCGTGATCTACGCGGCGGGGCTGATGATCGTCGGTCTCGAGCTGGGCCTGTTGATCGGCCTGATCGCAGGTCTGGCGGCGATCGTGCCTTATATGGGCTTCGTGATCGGTATCGGCGCGGCGCTGATCGCCGGGTTGTTCCAGTTCGGTGGCGATCTGTACCCGATGGTCGGCATCGTCGCAGTATTCATGGTCGGGCAGGCGCTGGAAGGCATGGTGCTGACACCGCTTTTGGTGGGCGACCGCATCGGCCTGCATCCGGTGGCGGTTATTTTCGCCATTCTCGCCGGTGGAGAGTTGTTCGGTTTTACCGGTGTGCTGCTGGCGCTGCCGGTGGCGGCGGTAATCATGGTCCTGGTGCGCCATATGCACGACCTGTACAAGGATTCCGACATCTATAGTGGTGTGGACGAGCCGGAGTTGTAA
- the hda gene encoding DnaA regulatory inactivator Hda, which translates to MKPIQLPLGVRLRDDATFINYYPGANAAALGYVERLCEADAGWTESLIYLWGKHGVGRTHLLQAACLRFEQMGEPAVYLPLAELMDRGVEILDNLEQYELVCLDDLQVIAGKADWEEAMFHLFNRLRDSGRRLLIAASTSPRELPVKLADLKSRLTLALIFQMRPLSDEDKLRALQLRASRRGLHLTDEVGHFILTRGTRSMSALFDLLEQLDQASLQAQRKLTIPFLKETLGW; encoded by the coding sequence ATGAAACCGATTCAGCTGCCCCTAGGTGTGCGTCTGCGTGACGACGCCACCTTCATCAACTACTACCCAGGCGCCAATGCCGCTGCACTCGGCTATGTCGAGCGTCTGTGCGAAGCCGACGCCGGCTGGACAGAGAGCCTGATCTACCTGTGGGGCAAACACGGCGTAGGGCGTACGCATCTGTTGCAGGCCGCGTGCTTGCGTTTCGAGCAGATGGGCGAGCCGGCGGTGTACCTGCCGCTGGCCGAGTTGATGGACCGCGGCGTCGAAATCCTCGACAACCTCGAACAATACGAACTGGTCTGTCTCGACGACTTGCAGGTGATTGCCGGCAAGGCGGACTGGGAAGAGGCGATGTTTCACCTGTTCAATCGTCTGCGTGACAGCGGTCGGCGTCTTCTGATCGCCGCGTCGACATCTCCGCGCGAGCTGCCAGTGAAACTGGCCGACCTGAAATCGCGCCTGACCCTGGCGCTGATCTTCCAGATGCGCCCACTTTCCGACGAAGACAAATTGCGTGCGCTGCAATTGCGCGCATCGCGTCGTGGTTTGCACCTGACCGATGAGGTCGGGCACTTCATTCTGACTCGCGGCACGCGCAGCATGAGCGCGTTGTTCGATCTGCTCGAACAGCTTGACCAGGCCTCGTTGCAGGCCCAGCGCAAACTGACTATTCCGTTCCTCAAAGAAACCTTGGGCTGGTAA
- a CDS encoding C40 family peptidase → MLKRFAPLVPLALVTLLYGCAAHSPVQEQPQQVKNSATAQSSVIYQEELDTEKELNEFNGKKPYQLPVLADSILERGMSLIGTRYRFGGTSEAGFDCSGFIGYLFREEAGMNLPRSTREMINVDAPLVARSNLEPGDLLFFATNGRRGRVSHAGIYLGDNQFIHSSSRRSGGVRIDSLGDSYWSKTFIEAKRALANAPTVVTARK, encoded by the coding sequence ATGCTAAAGCGCTTCGCACCCCTCGTGCCTCTCGCACTTGTCACCCTGTTGTACGGTTGTGCTGCTCACTCTCCAGTTCAAGAGCAGCCACAACAGGTTAAAAATTCCGCCACGGCTCAGTCTTCCGTTATTTACCAGGAAGAGCTGGACACCGAAAAAGAACTCAATGAATTCAACGGCAAGAAGCCTTATCAGCTTCCTGTGCTGGCCGACAGCATTCTCGAACGCGGCATGTCCCTGATCGGTACCCGTTACCGTTTCGGCGGTACCTCTGAAGCCGGTTTCGATTGCAGCGGTTTCATTGGTTACCTGTTTCGCGAAGAAGCCGGCATGAACCTGCCGCGCTCCACCCGCGAAATGATCAACGTTGATGCGCCGCTGGTTGCGCGCAGCAACCTTGAGCCGGGCGATCTGCTGTTCTTTGCCACCAATGGTCGTCGCGGCCGGGTCAGTCACGCCGGGATCTACCTGGGCGACAACCAGTTCATCCACTCCAGCAGTCGTCGCAGCGGCGGTGTTCGCATCGACAGCCTGGGTGACAGCTACTGGAGCAAGACCTTTATCGAAGCGAAACGCGCACTGGCGAACGCTCCAACCGTGGTCACCGCGCGCAAGTAA
- a CDS encoding C40 family peptidase yields the protein MTMSARLTLILCAALLSACASRTPPPAPVVRAPIVFGPSQAFSPVAEDVLFRALGLVGTPYRWGGNTPDSGFDCSGLIGFVYRDAAGISLPRSTREMIVMQAPNVGKEGLQTGDLIFFATNGGSQVSHAGIYVGEGRFVHAPATGGTVKLDSLSKAYWQKAYLSAKRVLQPGQLAHNP from the coding sequence ATGACGATGTCGGCCCGCCTCACCTTGATCCTCTGCGCCGCGCTGCTCAGCGCCTGCGCCAGTCGTACACCGCCGCCAGCCCCCGTGGTTCGCGCGCCGATTGTGTTCGGTCCCTCCCAGGCTTTTTCACCGGTTGCTGAAGACGTACTGTTTCGCGCGCTCGGCCTCGTCGGCACGCCCTATCGCTGGGGCGGCAACACGCCGGATTCGGGTTTCGATTGCAGCGGCCTGATCGGTTTCGTCTACCGCGATGCCGCGGGAATCTCGCTGCCACGTTCCACCCGCGAAATGATTGTCATGCAGGCACCGAACGTCGGCAAGGAAGGCTTGCAGACCGGCGACCTGATTTTCTTCGCCACCAACGGCGGCTCGCAGGTCAGCCATGCCGGCATTTATGTCGGCGAAGGGCGGTTTGTGCATGCGCCGGCAACCGGCGGCACGGTCAAGCTCGACAGCCTGTCGAAGGCGTATTGGCAGAAGGCCTATCTGAGTGCCAAGCGGGTGCTGCAGCCGGGGCAGTTGGCGCATAACCCATAA
- a CDS encoding PQQ-dependent sugar dehydrogenase, with translation MRKPHLVFVIALAGGLSACGETSSLQVSDGTGPSPKLPEPNKTLIPTVNIAPAIGWPEGAKPTAAAGTQVAAFAEGLDHPRWLYVLPNGDVLVAETNAPPKPDDSKGIRGWVMKKVMGKAGAGVPSPNRITLLRDADKDGVAETRTVFLQNLNSPFGMTLVGNDLYVADTDRLLRFNYEPGATEIKTQPIKVVDLPGGTLNHHWTKNVIASKDGSKLYVTVGSNSNVGENGLDQEEGRAAIWEVDRATGNHRIFASGIRNPNGLAWEPSSGALWTAVNERDEIGSDLVPDYITSVKDGGFYGWPFSYYGQHVDVRVKPQNLDLVAKAIVPDYAVGPHTASLGLTFAEGNKLPAQFKEGAFIGQHGSWNRKPHSGYKVIFVPFSGGKPTGQPVDVLTGFLDKDENALGRPVGVVIDPQGGLLVADDVGNKVWRVSSAK, from the coding sequence ATGCGCAAGCCCCACCTCGTTTTCGTCATCGCCCTCGCCGGCGGGCTCAGCGCCTGTGGCGAAACCTCCAGCCTGCAAGTCTCCGACGGCACTGGCCCGTCGCCGAAACTGCCGGAACCGAACAAGACCCTGATCCCGACGGTGAACATCGCCCCCGCGATCGGCTGGCCCGAGGGGGCAAAACCGACGGCCGCGGCCGGCACTCAGGTCGCAGCATTTGCCGAAGGCCTCGATCACCCGCGCTGGCTGTATGTGCTACCCAACGGTGATGTACTGGTGGCCGAAACCAATGCGCCACCGAAACCGGACGACAGCAAAGGCATTCGTGGCTGGGTGATGAAAAAGGTCATGGGCAAGGCTGGTGCCGGCGTACCGAGCCCGAATCGCATCACCTTGCTGCGCGATGCCGACAAGGACGGTGTGGCCGAGACCCGAACGGTATTTCTGCAAAACCTCAACTCACCGTTCGGCATGACTCTGGTCGGCAACGACTTGTACGTGGCCGATACCGATCGCCTGTTGCGCTTTAACTACGAGCCCGGCGCCACCGAGATCAAGACCCAGCCGATCAAGGTCGTCGATCTGCCGGGCGGCACGCTGAACCATCACTGGACCAAAAACGTCATTGCCAGCAAGGACGGCAGCAAGCTCTACGTCACCGTCGGCTCGAACAGCAACGTCGGCGAAAACGGCCTGGATCAGGAAGAGGGTCGCGCGGCGATCTGGGAAGTCGATCGGGCGACCGGTAATCACCGGATCTTCGCCTCTGGCATCCGTAATCCCAATGGCCTGGCGTGGGAGCCCAGCAGTGGCGCGCTGTGGACGGCGGTCAACGAGCGTGACGAGATCGGCAGCGACCTGGTGCCGGACTACATCACCTCGGTCAAGGACGGCGGTTTCTATGGCTGGCCATTCAGCTATTACGGTCAGCACGTCGACGTGCGGGTCAAGCCGCAGAACCTCGACCTGGTGGCCAAGGCCATCGTCCCGGATTACGCGGTCGGCCCGCACACCGCCTCGCTGGGCCTGACCTTTGCCGAGGGCAATAAGCTGCCGGCGCAATTCAAGGAAGGCGCCTTCATCGGCCAGCACGGCTCGTGGAACCGCAAACCGCACAGCGGCTATAAAGTGATTTTCGTGCCGTTCAGTGGCGGTAAACCGACTGGGCAACCGGTGGATGTACTGACCGGCTTCCTCGACAAGGATGAGAACGCACTGGGCCGCCCGGTGGGCGTGGTGATCGACCCGCAAGGCGGGTTGCTGGTGGCGGATGATGTGGGCAACAAGGTGTGGCGCGTGTCTTCTGCCAAATAA